The sequence TTTGATGCTGGTGGGCGACAGGGGAAAGACCCACAGGGCAGGCTCCCCATCTTCTCCAGGCGCCAATACCAATAGGCGCACCTTGGGCTTGCAGCGGCTGCCGAAGCCACTCAGGGGACATTGCTCACAGGCCGTGGCTTGGGGCGTGTCCACGGTGGGCTGGCCATTCACAGCGGCGCAAACCGGCAGGGTGCCCCCTTCCTCAAACACGGCGCGGATGTGCTGGTGGGCGACCACGATTCCCGACAACTGGTTGCCTACCAGAGGCACCACCAGGCCTTCGTCCTCGATGGTCGGCCCCAGATCCAGGAACAGGCGATGCTGGCCACTGGGACTGTGTTCCACGCGCACGCGGGGCAAGGGCATGTGTACGCCTTCGGTCATGCGATCCAGTTCGGCCTGCAGATCGATGTCCAGGGCGGGCAGGCATTCGCTGATGTGGGCAGGGCTGTTCATGCGACTTCCTCCAGTTGTGATACAAGGGATTCCAGGCGGGCCATGGGCAGGCGGGCGTCTTGGGTCGCGCCACGACAGGCGTCGGCGAAGGCGCAGACACCACACTTCATGGGATCCGGCGAGCGTGGATAGCACCCTGCCTTCATCATCCGTGACACATGGGCCACGTCCTGTTTCATGGCCTTCAGTTGGTCCAGGTTGCGGGTGGTGCTGATGCGGGGATCCCCGCGCTCTTCCCCGGCGGACTTGCCGCCTGTGGCCCGCTTGTAGGGGATGTGGTGACGCAGGAAGTAGAGGGTCAAGCGATCCGGCAGGATGCGTGGTTGCAGCAGCTTGCCGTCCACCAGCAGAGTGCCGTGGAGCAAGGCGTAGGCGTAGATGGACAGTTGGTAGTCCAGGTCCACATAGGCCTGGGGCGGTGCGGTCTTGCCGCTCTTGAAGTCCACCAGCTCCAGCGTGCCGTCCGGGTGCTGGCGCAGCTGGTCCAAGGTTCCCGTCAGCTGATGCCGTCCCATCCTCACCGTGAATTGGGCCTCGGCCATCAGGATCTTGCAGTCCCGGTTGTAGGCCTTGCTGCGGTAGCCCTCCAGCATGGCCACCGCGTCGGACAGATACTGGTCGCGCTCTTCGGATTCATCCTTCCAGCGCACGGGCAGCGTGTCGTTTTGTCCGTTTGTCACTTCGTGCTGGAAGGCCAGCAGGTAGGCTGCCTGCAGATCCATATCCCAGTCGCCTTCGTGCAGGCGCTTGATCAGCCTATGGAGCACAGTCCCGTGCATCGCGGCGGGGTGTCGGAATGTCCGTTTGTCCGGTTCGGCGCTCTGCAGGAAGTGCTGGTAGGGACAGCGCAGGTAGCTGTAGATGGTGGATTGGCGTAGGGCTTCCATGGTCAACCCCTCGCGTGGTCAAGGAAGTACTGCGTGACACGCCGGTTGGTGTGCTCGGCGCCGAAGGACTCCTGCCTGGTCAACACGTGGGTGAAGGCGTTGTAGAGATCCCAGGCGCGGCTGCCTTCCAGTTCCATGAAGACATCGGACACCAGTGGGCGCGGGATCTCCAGGTCGCTGAAGACGCGCTGGATCCCCGCGATGGAGAGCTTCTGCCGGGTCATGGTCTGGAACTTGGGCGCGAGCAGGTGGATGTTCTGGGACAACTGCTGGAGCCGCTCCACGGCCTGCTCCACTTCGCAGTCGAAGACCTCGCCATGGGCCTGGTTATGCTTGAAGCGGAACCCACCCAGCAACTGGTCGACCACCATGCCGTTGGAACAGACCAGGCGCTGCATGTTGAAGGCGACGCCGAATCTGGCCGAGCCGTCGTAGGAATTCCAGGCGTCCAAGGTCAGGGCGACGATGTCACCGGGTTGGGTCTCGAAGGTGTGCTGCCCCAGCACCCACCGCTGGCGGAAGCGTCGTCCATCGAACAAGGTCTTGCCCCGTGAGGCTTCCAGAGCGCCTTCCGCCAGGATTCGCTCCGCCGTCTCCACCACACGGGAGTTCTCCACTAGGTTGTAGTCGTCGGACACGATGCCCGCTTCCTCATGGGCACCCTGCGGATCCAGCACGATGGCGTAGCGGCTGGACTGCACACCGGCTGGGGTGAATAGGGGCACACGTTGGATAGGCACAAAGGGGTCGTTGACCGTCAGGGTTCGCGGTCTCATGGTTCGTTCCTTTCGGGTTGAACAGGGTTGGTTTCTTTGTACCTGTTCTTATACCGGTAAATGAACGAGAAATGCGGCTACGTATGGTGACTTGGGCAAGCCAAGTGGCTTAGGTTGGTTAGCCTAGGTTGACTACTTGCCGAAAGTGGAGGAAGTGTCAGAGGTCCTGAAACAAAGTGACTTGGCATGGATAGACAAAAAAGAGCCCCCCAACCACGAGGGAAGGGGGGCAAAGTATCATGACAGCCAAGCTATTCTCAGTCTTGTTGATCTCTTGAACGCTGGAAGTAATCCTTGTTCGTCGGGATCTCCTTGCCAAAGAACTTCAACAGATTTCGGGCTTGGTTTCCCCTTACCACATCACTTCGAAGAGCTTCCACATCGATAGGGAAGCGCCCTGCATCCTCAAGGGCCTTCATAGCCTCTGGATCAGCAGGTTCGAGAAGAACGACCTTCTTCGTTCCATGGAAGAAGTCCTTACCCGCCTTCCGGAATTCCGGAAGTACATTCGTCTCGTGAACAGTGATCATTGCACACCTCAACTTAGAAACAAAGCCTAGCACCTTGCCAGGTCAAAGCTCCTCGTTACCGAATGAACTCTGTCCCGTTAAAGCGAAGATCTTCAGCTTGTTCCCCGTTTGGTGGGCCTGACTCCACCTTCACTGGCTGTCAATGAACCGTCTTAATGGGGCGCCCAATATAACGCGTGGGGCGCATTATGCAAGACCGTTTTCCGGCTGTAGTGTGGATTTCGGAAATATTTTTCTGCAAAGCTAGGTGATCGGAATTTCATGCCCTGTCTTTCGGCGCTTTAGCGTCTGAGCAGATGCGTGAGATTGCGATCTTCCACCCCAAGACTGGGCGGCCACGATCAGAAACGGCAAGAGGATCCCAAAATGTTAGCTTTGGAGAGACGGTCTACTTTTGCCGAAATGGTGAAATACTTTTGCATTTTGCTACTTTTCAGCATGGGTTGTGAGGGGAAAATGAAGCCAGAAGCTGTTGATGTAAAAAGGAATTACGAGTTGGCCACTTTCGCCGGCGGCTGCTTCTGGTGCATGGAGCCGCCCTTCGAGCAGCTGGAGGGCGTGCTGGCCGTGACCAGCGGCTACATGGGCGGCCGCGGGGCGGAGCCCAGCTACGAAGAGGTGTGCTCCGGGGAGACGGGGCATCTGGAAGTGGTGCAGGTGGCCTTCGACAGCAGCAAGGTCACCTTTGAGACGTTGCTGGAGGTCTTCTGGCGCAACATCGACCCCACCGACGCCTGGGGCCAGTTCGCCGACAAGGGCAGCCAGTACCGCACGGCCATTTTCTGCCACACGCCGGAGCAGCGCGCCGCCGCGCAGGCCAGCAAGGAGGCCCTGGCCGCCTCCGGCACCTTCGAGCGCCCCATCGTCACGGAGATCCGCGACGCCATGGCGTTCCATCCCGCCGAGGATGTCCACCAGGACTACCACAAGAAGCAGCCCCTGCGCTACCAGGGCTACAAGGAGGCCTCGGGGCGGGCGGGCTTCCTGCGGCGGATGTGGGGGAAGGAAAGCGGCGCTCCATAGGCGGCAGCGTCCCATGATCACCTGGATCAGGCGCGTGGAGCCTCTGCCAACACGTCACCCAGCTGCCGCACATGGATGGCCCGGGCGCCGAAGGCGGATTCCAGGTTCTCCCCCGCATACACGATCCAACGGTGGCGGGCCTCGCGGCCCGTGGCTTTCTCGAAGGCCGCGAATCCCCTGGTGAACTCCTGGTGGAGGGTGCGGGAGGATTTGATCTCCACCAGGAGGGGGCCATCAGGGGAGTCCGCCACCAGATCCACCTCGTGACCCGCATGGTCGCGATAGAAACTCAGATTGCTGCGCAACCCACGGTTGTGGCGGGCCTTGATGCACTCAGCGACCACCATGTTCTCGAAGAGCGCGCCGGCCAGGGGGTGGCTGACCAGTTGCCGCGCCTCCTCCACTCCCAGCAGGAAGGCCGCCAGGCCCACATCGTGAAAATAGAGCTTGGGCGATTTCACCAAACGCTTGCCCAGGTTGGCATGCCATGGCGGCAGTAGGAAGACCACGTAGGCCGCCTCCAGCACACTCAGCCACTCCCGCAGGGTGGAGGCGGCCACTCCCACCTCGCCGGCCAGGGCGTTCAGGTTGAGCAGTTGACCCACCCGGCCGGCGCACAGGGTCAGGAAGCGCTGGAAGTGGGACAGCAGGCGGATCTCACCCTGCAAACGCACATCGCGCTCCAGGTAGGTTTGGATGTACGCGGCGTGCGCGGCGTAGGCCGGCAACTTGGCGGCGTGGACGCGGGGATAGAAGCCGGTGAAGAGCAGGTCCTCGATGCCCGGCATCAGTCCGGCAGCGGAGAGTTCGGCCAGGCTGAGGGGGAGCAGGTGCAGCAATGCCGTGCGTCCCGCCAAGGATTGGGACAGCGCCTGGCGCAGGCCCACCTGCTCGCTGCCCGTGAGCAGGAAGCGTCCGGGCCGCCCGTCTGCATCCACCAGCACCTGCACGGTGTTGAGCAGATCCGGCGCCCGCTGGATCTCGTCCAGCAACATGCCCTCCGGAAAGCGGGCGAAGAAGCCCCGGGGATCGGCCAGAGCCTGGGCCCGCACCTGGGGCTCCTCCAGATTGACGTGG comes from bacterium and encodes:
- a CDS encoding DUF932 domain-containing protein, with the translated sequence MRPRTLTVNDPFVPIQRVPLFTPAGVQSSRYAIVLDPQGAHEEAGIVSDDYNLVENSRVVETAERILAEGALEASRGKTLFDGRRFRQRWVLGQHTFETQPGDIVALTLDAWNSYDGSARFGVAFNMQRLVCSNGMVVDQLLGGFRFKHNQAHGEVFDCEVEQAVERLQQLSQNIHLLAPKFQTMTRQKLSIAGIQRVFSDLEIPRPLVSDVFMELEGSRAWDLYNAFTHVLTRQESFGAEHTNRRVTQYFLDHARG
- a CDS encoding ATP-binding protein — protein: MYIERQMGVVARELAASFPVLTLTGPRQSGKTTMARHCFPQLAHVNLEEPQVRAQALADPRGFFARFPEGMLLDEIQRAPDLLNTVQVLVDADGRPGRFLLTGSEQVGLRQALSQSLAGRTALLHLLPLSLAELSAAGLMPGIEDLLFTGFYPRVHAAKLPAYAAHAAYIQTYLERDVRLQGEIRLLSHFQRFLTLCAGRVGQLLNLNALAGEVGVAASTLREWLSVLEAAYVVFLLPPWHANLGKRLVKSPKLYFHDVGLAAFLLGVEEARQLVSHPLAGALFENMVVAECIKARHNRGLRSNLSFYRDHAGHEVDLVADSPDGPLLVEIKSSRTLHQEFTRGFAAFEKATGREARHRWIVYAGENLESAFGARAIHVRQLGDVLAEAPRA
- a CDS encoding PD-(D/E)XK nuclease family protein, producing MEALRQSTIYSYLRCPYQHFLQSAEPDKRTFRHPAAMHGTVLHRLIKRLHEGDWDMDLQAAYLLAFQHEVTNGQNDTLPVRWKDESEERDQYLSDAVAMLEGYRSKAYNRDCKILMAEAQFTVRMGRHQLTGTLDQLRQHPDGTLELVDFKSGKTAPPQAYVDLDYQLSIYAYALLHGTLLVDGKLLQPRILPDRLTLYFLRHHIPYKRATGGKSAGEERGDPRISTTRNLDQLKAMKQDVAHVSRMMKAGCYPRSPDPMKCGVCAFADACRGATQDARLPMARLESLVSQLEEVA
- the msrA gene encoding peptide-methionine (S)-S-oxide reductase MsrA, with translation MKPEAVDVKRNYELATFAGGCFWCMEPPFEQLEGVLAVTSGYMGGRGAEPSYEEVCSGETGHLEVVQVAFDSSKVTFETLLEVFWRNIDPTDAWGQFADKGSQYRTAIFCHTPEQRAAAQASKEALAASGTFERPIVTEIRDAMAFHPAEDVHQDYHKKQPLRYQGYKEASGRAGFLRRMWGKESGAP